In a single window of the Necator americanus strain Aroian chromosome X, whole genome shotgun sequence genome:
- a CDS encoding hypothetical protein (NECATOR_CHRX.G21672.T1), which produces MCCQFIFLCAAAIAVSSLTPTNPLENYYWKLYLQNSQILEELRQRYREENTLFPKRGLNPTTPPSRIATTMGMIESYMDEEDDGEDSLCTSDKIIIERLIDNYKSFKTPSETGVIVWIEVWVQEVNSVNEITSDFDMDIYVTELWMDHALRYDHMSPCKYNLSLNSEILDQIWKPNTVFINSKAAHIHKSPFKNVFLMVYPNGTVWVNYRVQVKGPCSMDFSAFPMDRQSCHLTLESFSYNNQEVDMQWTNWTDGLSLLKKEIVLPDFVLTNYSTSIERQIYPAGVWNELTMTFVFSRRYGWYIFQAYIPTYLTIFISWISFCLGPKMIPARTMLGVNSLLALTFQFGNIMRNLPRVSYVKALDVWMLVCLTFVFSSLLELAVIGAIGAKTETKGACPPQRSRSSSCTSPRICRNHVQSDSPHGFRSYGTTDPRMRKKLLLTTPGTISRTSRDITQTPEKMLLLDGCEERSFVHPTRREWSTDRIDRISMVAFPGLFTLFNIIYWSYYLSLD; this is translated from the exons ATGTGCTGTCAGTTTATTTTCCTCTGCGCAGCTGCCATAGCTGTATCCTCACTCACACCGACGAACCCTCTAGAG AACTACTATTGGAAATTATATTTGCAAAACAGTCAAATTCTTGAAGAATTGCGTCAACGATACAGAGAG GAGAATACTCTGTTTCCTAAAAGAGGGCTCAATCCAACTACGCCACCTTCCAGGATTGCTACCACAATGGGAATGATAGAGAGCTAT ATGGATGAAGAAGATGATGGTGAAGATAGCCTGTGCACTAgcgataaaataataatagaacgTTTGATTGATAACTACAAATCGTTTAAAACACCTTCGGAAACGGGTGTTATAGTCTGGATAGAG GTATGGGTACAAGAAGTGAACTCTGTAAATGAGATTACAAGCGATTTTGATATGGATATTTACGTAACAGAATTATGGATGGATCATGCTTTACGATACGATCACATGAGTCCATGCAAATACAATCTGTCGTTGAATTCAGAG ATCCTTGATCAAATCTGGAAACCAAATACGGTGTTCATAAATAGTAAAGCAGCGCATATTCATAAATCACCATTTAAAAATGTATTTCTTATGGTATACCCAAACGGTACGGTATGGGTGAACTATCGAGTACAGGTGAAGGGACCATGTTCAatggattttag CGCATTCCCAATGGATCGTCAGTCTTGCCATCTGACACTTGAATCATTTAGTTATAATAATCAAGAG GTTGACATGCAATGGACGAATTGGACTGATGGTTTATCGCTTCTCAAAAAAGAGATCGTTCTTCCAGATTTTGTGCTCACTAATTACTCAACCTCAATTGAACGACAg atctaCCCAGCTGGAGTGTGGAATGAGTTGACGATGACGTTTGTGTTCAGCCGACGATACGGGTGGTATATATTTCAAGCCTATATTCCTACATACCTCACAATTTTTATaag TTGGATAAGCTTCTGCCTCGGTCCAAAAATGATACCAGCAAGGACAATGCTTGGTGTCAACTCGTTATTAGCTTTGACATTTCAATTTGGTAATATTATGAGAAATCTACCACGTGTCAGTTATGTAAAAGCTCTtg ATGTATGGATGTTGGTTTGCCTGACGtttgtgttttcttcacttctggaACTTGCAGTCATAGGTGCTATCGGTGCTAAAACAGAG ACAAAAGGTGCTTGCCCTCCTCAACGGTCCCGCTCCTCTTCGTGTACATCACCACGAATTTGTCGAAATCATGTACAATCGGATTCACCACATGGATTTCGAAGTTATGGAACTACTG atccaCGTATGAGAAAGAAGCTTCTATTGACAACACCAGGAACAATTTCACGAACATCCAGAGACATCACTCA AACACCGGAAAAGATGCTATTACTGGATGGTTGTGAGGAGAGATCATTCGTTCATCCAACAAGGCGAGAATGGTCAACGGATCGTATTGATCGGATAAGTATGGTCGCATTTCCTGGATTATTCACCTTATTCAACATTATATACTGGTCGTATTACCTCAGTTTGGATTAA
- a CDS encoding hypothetical protein (NECATOR_CHRX.G21673.T1) → MDFVTFVKRIKEVNVTMFFIDVSYNEKRALMALVEEFLADDEISEMNKILNKNDVVLLEEGKNSWLDKRMSCTTAVTWSNFNSRTWKLYKKTVRLSYARMMIAGSFFSGALDYDSGSVQNILMIGLGGGVINNYFSTMDELKLNLTAVDNDPVMKIIAEKWYEFKSTSMQRIIVDDGLRYIREANKRGERYDVLLIDVSYNEKRALMAPVEEFLADDEISEMNKILNKNGAVIVNIVTRHEDLDQADRV, encoded by the exons ATGGACTTCGTTACATTCGTGAAGCGAATAAAAGAG GTGAACGTTACGATGTTCTTCATAGACGTCTCCTATAATGAAAAACGTGCATTAATGGCCCTGGTGGAAGAATTTCTTGCCGACGATGAAATtagtgaaatgaataaaattctgAACAAGAATG ATGTTGTTCTGctcgaagaaggaaaaaattcatgGCTTGACAAGAGGATGAGTTGTACAACCG CTGTAACATGGAGCAATTTCAATAGTAGAACATGGAAATTGTATAAGAAAACCGTTCGTCTATCTTATGCTCGAATGATGATCGCTGGATCATTTTTTAGTGGAGCTCTGGATTACGATTCTGGAAGCGTACAGAATATATTAATGATTGGCTTAGGCGGTGGAGTGATCAATAACTATTTCAGCACCATGGACGAATTGAAA ctgaaTCTAACTGCTGTCGATAATGATCCGGTTATGAAAATTATTGCGGAAAAATGGTACGAGTTCAAGTCCACCTCAATGCAAAGAATTATCGTTGACGATGGACTTCGTTACATTCGTGAAGCGAATAAAAGAG GTGAACGTTACGATGTTCTTCTCATAGACGTCTCCTATAATGAAAAACGTGCATTAATGGCCCCGGTGGAAGAATTTCTTGCCGACGATGAAATtagtgaaatgaataaaattctgAACAAGAATG GAGCCGTCATTGTAAATATAGTGACTCGCCATGAGGATCTTGACCAAGCCGATCGTGTctga
- a CDS encoding hypothetical protein (NECATOR_CHRX.G21673.T3), protein MQRIIVDDGLRYIREANKRGERYDVLLIDVSYNEKRALMAPVEEFLADDEISEMNKILNKNGAVIVNIVTRHEDLDQADRV, encoded by the exons ATGCAAAGAATTATCGTTGACGATGGACTTCGTTACATTCGTGAAGCGAATAAAAGAG GTGAACGTTACGATGTTCTTCTCATAGACGTCTCCTATAATGAAAAACGTGCATTAATGGCCCCGGTGGAAGAATTTCTTGCCGACGATGAAATtagtgaaatgaataaaattctgAACAAGAATG GAGCCGTCATTGTAAATATAGTGACTCGCCATGAGGATCTTGACCAAGCCGATCGTGTctga
- a CDS encoding hypothetical protein (NECATOR_CHRX.G21673.T2) → MMIAGSFFSGALDYDSGSVQNILMIGLGGGVINNYFSTMDELKLNLTAVDNDPVMKIIAEKWYEFKSTSMQRIIVDDGLRYIREANKRGERYDVLLIDVSYNEKRALMAPVEEFLADDEISEMNKILNKNGAVIVNIVTRHEDLDQADRV, encoded by the exons ATGATGATCGCTGGATCATTTTTTAGTGGAGCTCTGGATTACGATTCTGGAAGCGTACAGAATATATTAATGATTGGCTTAGGCGGTGGAGTGATCAATAACTATTTCAGCACCATGGACGAATTGAAA ctgaaTCTAACTGCTGTCGATAATGATCCGGTTATGAAAATTATTGCGGAAAAATGGTACGAGTTCAAGTCCACCTCAATGCAAAGAATTATCGTTGACGATGGACTTCGTTACATTCGTGAAGCGAATAAAAGAG GTGAACGTTACGATGTTCTTCTCATAGACGTCTCCTATAATGAAAAACGTGCATTAATGGCCCCGGTGGAAGAATTTCTTGCCGACGATGAAATtagtgaaatgaataaaattctgAACAAGAATG GAGCCGTCATTGTAAATATAGTGACTCGCCATGAGGATCTTGACCAAGCCGATCGTGTctga
- a CDS encoding hypothetical protein (NECATOR_CHRX.G21674.T1), protein MRTCWTVLGYIVFVLPPLINGTFREQSVAVKGIVNCRGIRQPGAFVQLYDEDAIPIFDNDDLLGSVTADERGIFCVRGATTEVTDIEPYIYIEHNCGYEGLDQKHYFIRNIPHEFVVEGNFSKKTYHMGDIELLTKDAPVQHYQRRMLIHHYESPHEKLSLHQQVIQCIPHYVAYKDYYEKVVISGATTQYNRSELEKQAWDDLVRKIEGPPSPPAPPPFPPPPPPSPPPPPPPPPPPQPLPPTPPPPPPPPPAPQIPYGEVTHTHIETHTLSESHVETHHTHKETYERVTPEYIDKEKEYGRESEEEQRRREEEEKKEDERRIEELLKQEEERREEEQRRIEETRRLEEQRRMDEERRLTEERKLEEQRRIEEERRLEEHRRLEEERQIEEQRRLDEERRLEEQRRIDEEKRLEEERKVEEEKRLEEEKPEVEKPRKEDLITPEELEREEQARLMEEEKLRKLEEEQRRLEEERRRLEEERWIAEEKRLKEEEELRREKDRFYEEQRRKEEELRREEERIREEERKKEEELRREEERRREEEYRKEMELRREEHRRRLEEFKKLEEERKLEIARLEQERKLWMERVKEIEESQKKKQLIQIICSRDNVVRTTEIREYTEGEDPCEGYIKA, encoded by the exons ATGAGAACATGTTGGACTGTATTGGGTTATATTGTTTTCGTTCTACCTCCTCTTATTAATGGAACATTTCGTGAACAAAGTGTTGCTGTAAAAGGTATAGTGAATTGTCGTGGAATACGTCAACCAGGAGCATTTGTACAACTTTATGATGAAGATGCAA TTCCAATTTTTGATAATGATGATTTGCTTGGATCCGTCACAGCAGATGAACGTGGAATATTTTGCGTTCGTGGTGCAACCACAGAG gtTACCGATATTGAACCGTATATTTATATTGAACATAATTGTGGTTATGAAGGACTTGATCAGAAG cattattTCATTCGTAATATTCCTCATGAATTTGTGGTTGAAGgtaatttctcgaaaaaaaccTATCATATGGGAGATATTGAGCTTCTCACGAAag ATGCTCCTGTACAACATTATCAGCGCCGTATGCTtattcatcattatgaatcgCCACATGAAAAACTGTCCCTACACCAGCAAGTCATTCAATGCATCCCACATTATGTAGCCTACAAAGACTACTATGAAAAA GTAGTCATCAGCGGCGCTACAACACAATATAACAGATCCGAACTCGAAAAACAAGCCTGGGATGATCTAGTGCGCAAAATAGAAGGACCTCCTAGTCCTCCAGCTCCTCCTccttttcctcctcctcctcctccttctcctcctcctcctcctcctccaccaccaccaccacaaccACTACCACCTACTCCACCGcctcctcctccaccaccaccagctCCTCAAATCCCGTATGGTGAAGTCACTCACACTCATATTGAGACTCATACACTTTCCGAGAGCCatgttgaaacgcatcacacTCACAAAGAAACCTATGAACGGGTTACTCCCGAATATAtcgataaagaaaaagaatacggACGAGAATCAGAAGAAGAACAGCGTCGaagagaggaagaggaaaaaaaagaagatgaaagaaGGATAGAAGAGCTTCTCAAACAAGAGGAAGAACGAAGGGAAGAAGAGCAGAGAAGAATCGAAGAAACGCGAAGGTTAGAGGAGCAGAGGAGGATGGATGAAGAAAGGAGGTTGACCGAGGAGAGGAAATTGGAAGAGCAAAGGCGAATAGAGGAGGAAAGAAGGTTAGAGGAACATCGAAGGCTAGAGGAGGAAAGACAAATAGAGGAGCAGCGAAGGCTTGATGAGGAGAGGAGGTTGGAGGAGCAGAGAAGAATTGATGAAGAGAAGAGGCTAGAAGAGGAGCGAAAAGtcgaagaggaaaagaggCTCGAGGAAGAAAAACCAGAAGTGGAAAAACCGCGGAAGGAGGACCTTATCACACCAGAAGAACTAGAACGAGAAGAACAGGCACGCTTAatggaagaagagaaattgagGAAGCTGGAAGAGGAACAAAGAAGATTGGAAGAGGAACGACGGCGATTAGAAGAAGAGAGATGGATTGCAGAAGAGAAACGCTTgaaagaggaggaggaacTGCGCCGAGAAAAAGATAGATTTTACGAAGAGCAGcggagaaaagaggaagagctGAGACGAGAAGAGGAAAGAATTCGAGAAGAGGaacggaaaaaagaagaagaattacgTCGTGAGGAGGAACGACGACGTGAAGAAGAGtatcgaaaagaaatggaacttCGTCGTGAGGAACATCGACGTCGATtggaagaatttaaaaaattggaagaagaaagaaaattagagaTTGCAAGATTAGAgcaggaaagaaaattatggatggaaagagtgaaagaaattgaggaaagtcagaagaaaaaacaacttatACAAATTATTTGTTCACGTGATAACGTTGTACGAACCACTGAAATTCGTGAATACACGGAAGGTGAAGATCCATGCGAAGGATACATAAAAGCATAG